One part of the Vitis riparia cultivar Riparia Gloire de Montpellier isolate 1030 chromosome 15, EGFV_Vit.rip_1.0, whole genome shotgun sequence genome encodes these proteins:
- the LOC117932041 gene encoding uncharacterized protein LOC117932041 produces MGHDVEIPAKGNLAVQIDEMDENLAHNDEMGGNLAVVTQSVMGATNNYVDIPFTNENDDVEFYDEDEINEMHYDDEPPTNKASSDDGEHIMPSPMFKQLNWDAINSMTAEPLTPRTGLWNESNELFKGLRFESKEDLQYAVKRYAICRNQYLVVCESEPHLWAVRCKKWQEGCNWRLRACRRKSHGMFEITKYAGPHTCVYPKLSQDHSQLDSTLIAREIQNVVQRDHTTSIATLHQIVKDKFGDDVHYRRIWEAKRKAMLRVFGDWDESYQALPKWMNILQLTNPGTKIVWKTILLRGISGNMRFMPVFWAFGASVEGFKHCRPIIQIDGTFLYGKYMGKLLIATSIDGNGHVFPLAFAIVEEESQDSWSWFLIALRHHVTQREGICLISDRHAGINAAVRNPSVGWSPPHVQHQYCLRHVVSNFNDKFKNKVLKELAYRAGCQHQPRKYERYMEELKRLDEKSVAWFSKLDTQKWTQAYDLGYRYEWLTTNIAECINGVLKRARMLPITALVQLTFYRCVSYFETRRAKIRARMAVGDVYTAYAIKKFRRAEAKACGHTVTIFHRIHETFEVITALHGFHMDKGRNK; encoded by the coding sequence ATGGGTCATGATGTGGAAATACCAGCAAAGGGGAATTTGGCAGTGCAGATTGATGAAATGGATGAGAATTTAGCACACAATGATGAAATGGGGGGGAATTTGGCAGTAGTGACTCAGTCAGTCATGGGAGCGACAAACAATTATGTTGACATCCCATttacaaatgaaaatgatgatgtggAATTTTATGATGAGGACGAGATTAATGAGATGCATTATGATGATGAACCTCCAACAAATAAGGCTTCTTCAGATGATGGTGAACATATTATGCCTTCCCCAATGTTCAAACAATTGAATTGGGATGCAATAAATAGCATGACTGCTGAGCCTCTCACACCACGTACTGGATTGTGGAATGAATCCAATGAGTTGTTTAAAGGATTGAGATTTGAGAGTAAAGAAGACTTGCAATATGCTGTAAAACGTTATGCAATATGTCGGAATCAATATTTGGTGGTTTGTGAATCAGAACCACATTTGTGGGCAGTGAGATGTAAGAAGTGGCAGGAAGGATGTAATTGGAGGCTTCGTGCATGTCGTCGTAAAAGCCATGGAATGTTTGAGATAACCAAGTACGCAGGTCCTCATACTTGTGTTTACCCTAAATTATCACAAGACCACTCTCAATTGGACTCTACATTGATTGCAAGAGAGATCCAAAATGTAGTTCAGAGGGATCACACTACCTCTATTGCTACATTACACCAGATAGTGAAGGATAAATTTGGAGATGATGTCCATTATAGGAGAATTTGGGAAGCTAAGAGAAAAGCAATGCTTAGAGTTTTTGGTGATTGGGATGAATCTTATCAAGCATTGCCGAAGTGGATGAACATCCTTCAGCTAACTAATCCTGGAACAAAGATTGTTTGGAAGACAATACTTTTAAGAGGGATTTCTGGGAACATGCGGTTTATGCCTGTTTTTTGGGCATTTGGGGCAAGTGTTGAAGGGTTCAAGCATTGCAGAccaattatacaaattgatggTACATTCCTATATGGAAAATACATGGGGAAGCTTTTAATTGCCACTTCAATTGATGGAAATGGTCATGTATTCCCCCTTGCATTTGCAATTGTTGAGGAAGAATCACAGGATAGTTGGTCTTGGTTTCTTATTGCATTGAGGCATCACGTCACTCAAAGAGAAGGGATATGCTTAATTTCAGATCGCCATGCAGGAATAAATGCTGCTGTTAGAAATCCATCAGTTGGATGGAGCCCCCCTCATGTGCAACATCAATACTGTCTTAGGCATGTAGTGAGCAATTTTAAtgacaaatttaagaataaggtCTTAAAAGAGTTGGCGTATAGAGCTGGATGTCAACATCAACCGCGGAAGTATGAGAGATACATGGAGGAGTTAAAACGATTGGATGAAAAAAGTGTGGCTTGGTTTTCAAAGTTAGACACTCAAAAGTGGACTCAAGCATATGATCTAGGATATCGGTATGAGTGGTTGACCACAAATATTGCTGAGTGCATTAATGGGGTGCTTAAGAGAGCGCGAATGTTACCTATCACTGCACTTGTTCAATTAACTTTTTATCGATGTGTGTCATACTTTGAGACTCGTAGAGCAAAGATACGTGCTAGAATGGCAGTTGGAGATGTCTACACTGCGtatgcaattaaaaaatttagaagagCCGAGGCCAAAGCTTGTGGACACACTGTCACCATTTTCCATCGAATTCATGAAACATTTGAAGTAATTACTGCTCTCCATGGGTTTCATATGGATAAAGGACGTAACAAATAA